One Leptidea sinapis chromosome 38, ilLepSina1.1, whole genome shotgun sequence DNA window includes the following coding sequences:
- the LOC126975869 gene encoding cytochrome P450 6B5-like encodes MFLILSAIVIIILYYYSTRNFNYFAKRKIKCEPPIPIFGNHSQVVFARLTEIERISAIYNKYQNEKVVGYFRGTTPDLIVRDPELLKHIFNLDFLQFHQRGLGRDPKYEPVMLNLFSADGDRWKLVRHGLSPAFTSSKLKSMFPIIVDCAEKLEQVAMKLALQKEDFDFVDLSSRFTIEIIGSCGFGIEMDTMNNEHCLFLQLRDMIFIKSIWQIVLFGIRDLFPNSIIKRIPISRPDIMRIINEIVNGIRRQRLENNITRNDFMNLLLEIQKNGKITGESLEETDENGKPKQVEIEFDDAYVSAQLFIFFAAGFETASTAMSFTMHQLAYHPEIQRKIQEEIDTVLSKYDNKLCFEAVNEMTLLECAFKEAMRLFPPGGLTTRFCAKEFKVPNSNITIEAGTRLIIPIQAIHMDPKYFDNPTEFRPDRFTPDATKSRHKYVYLPFGEGPRKCIGARLGIVETMAGLAAILRKFTVEPSPLSTRDIVRRKTSYLVQAVEGGLPCRLTLREQYQEKKCENGNA; translated from the exons ATGTTTCTTATTTTGTCCgcaattgttataattatattatactattattctacaagaaactttaattattttgcaaaaagaaaaataaaatgtgaGCCACCAATACCGATATTCGGGAATCATAGCCAGGTTGTGTTTGCAAGACTAACAGAAATAGAAAGGATTTCAGCTATTTATAACAAATATCAAAATGAAAAAGTTGTGGGATATTTCAGAGGTACAACACCTGATTTGATTGTAAGAGATCCTGAGTTACTTAAGCATATATTCAATCTTGATTTCTTGCAATTTCATCAAAGAGGTCTTGGGCGTGACCCTAAATATGAACCagttatgttaaatttattttctgcggATGGAGATCGATGGAAATTAGTTAGACATGGTCTTTCTCCTGCTTTTACAAGCAGTAAATTGAAGAGTATGTTTCCAATCATAGTGGACTGTGCTGAAAAATTGGAACAAGTAGCGATGAAACTTGCTCTTCAAAAAGAAGATTTTGATTTTGTTGATTTAAGTTCCCGGTTCACAATTGAAATTATTGGATCCTGTGGATTTGGTATTGAAATGGACACTATGAATAATGAACATTGCCTGTTTTTGCAGTTAAGAGATATGATTTTCATTAAATCTATTTGGCAAATTGTATTGTTTGGAATAAGAGATCTATTCCCTAATTCTATCATAAAACGTATACCCATATCACGTCCAGATATAATGCGTATCATTAACGAAATTGTAAATGGTATACGAAGACAAAGATTAGAAAATAACATCACACGCAATGATTTTATGAACTTATTACTAGAAATACAAAAGAATGGAAAAATAACTGGGGAATCACTAGAAGAAACTGATGAAAATGGGAAACCAAAACAGGTCGAAATTGAATTCGATGATGCTTATGTGTCCGCtcagttatttatattttttgcagCAGGTTTTGAAACTGCATCTACTGCAATGAGTTTTACAATGCACCAACTTGCTTATCACCCAGAGATACAACGAAAGATTCAAGAAGAAATAGACACAGTTTTAtctaaatatgataataaattgTGTTTTGAAGCCGTGAATGAAATGACTCTTCTAGAATGTGCATTTAAAGAAGCTATGAGATTGTTCCCTCCTGGCGGACTAACAACAAGATTTTGTGCTAAAGAATTTAAGGTACCCAATTCTAACATCACGATTGAGGCAGGTACCAGATTAATAATTCCTATTCAAGCAATTCATATGGATCCGAAATATTTTGACAATCCGACTGAGTTTAGACCCGACAGATTTACACCTGATGCAACAAAATCACGACATAAGTATGTTTATTTACCCTTTGGAGAAGGCCCTAGAAAATGTATTG GTGCTCGTTTAGGCATCGTTGAGACCATGGCTGGCCTAGCTGCAATATTACGTAAGTTTACCGTAGAACCATCTCCATTATCAACTAGAGATATAGTGCGCCGAAAAACATCCTACCTCGTTCAAGCTGTCGAGGGAGGACTACCATGTCGACTTACTTTGAGGGAACAGTatcaagaaaaaaaatgtgaaaatggtaatgcttaa